The DNA region CAGGGCGGTGACGACGTCCGCGGCGACCTCCGCCGCGCGGAAGGGGTTCAGCGGCCGGTCGGCCAGTAACGCGGCGAGCGGCCTGGCCGCGACCAGTTCGCTCACTATCCACAGCGAGCCGTCTTCCGCGAACACGTCGAAGACCTGGTCGAGCCGCGGGTGGTCGGGGATGCGCGCGGCGGCCTGCGCGGCCTCGATGGCCCGCAGGACCGCGGGGTCGCTGGGCCTGCGCGTGGCGCGCGAGCCCGGGCGCCGGGCGCCGCCCCGGCCCGCGCTCCCGCGCGCGCTCCGGAAGCCCTTAGGGAGGCCGCCGGGCAGGACGTCGCTCAGATCGCCGTCGCCGTACGCCTCGTCGCCGAGCACCTCCGCCTCGACGATCTCGGGCAGCGGCACCTGCCTGACCAGGACTTCCTGGCCGCTGTAGGTGTCGAAGGCGCGGCTCTCCGCGAGTTCGTACTCGTCGGCCGGGGGCAGCGGCAGGCGGTAACGGTCGGCGAGCACCCGTCCCGCATAGTCGTCCACGATGCCTCCCCCATCCGCCCGGTGGTCAATTCCGTTCGACTTACGGCTCGTTGCGGCTGCTTACCCTCCGCAAGCACTCACGATACGTGCCACAACCGAACCGTATTGAGGGGATGCGAGATCTCACCGGTCGTCGCCCGGCCATCTCATCGGTCCCGCCCCACCGTCACTTCTTCGGTTCGAAGGTCCGCGTGAAGGTCCGCCAGGCGTCGCGGCGCTGCTTGCTGCCCCAGTCCTCCGCTTTCGCGGTGTACATCAGTCCGTAGCCCAGGCTGCCGTTGACGACGAAGCCGCGGTCCACGGAGCGGTACTTCGTACCGCCGTCCACGTAGGTGAATTCCCAGTCGGCCGTGTTCCAGCCGCGGAAGTCGACCTTCTCTATCCGGATCCGCTCGTACTGGGCCCGGCGCATGCCGCCTTCCTGGTTCTTCCAGTCGGCCACCGGGTTGTCCTTGGGCGTCGGGGTCCAGCCGATGAGCAGCTTCTGCCCGTTCGGACCGATGAAGCGCGCGCCCGCGCGGTCGGTCGTACGGAACTTCCAGCCCTTCGGCAGGCCTATCGAGAAGCCCTGCGCGTGCTTGTACGTCTCCTCGGCGCCGTCGTCCTTGCCCTTGCCGCCGCCGATGGCCGAGCCCTGCCCCGCGTCGTCGTCCTTGCCTGAGCCCGAACCGGAGTTGTCCTCCTGCTCCTTGCCCGGGTCGCCCTGGCCGTCCTTGCCCGGACCCGAACCGGAGTCGTCGCCCTTCCCCGAGTCCTTGCCGGAGCCCTTCTCCTTGCCCTCGCCGCCCGCGGTCGCCCCGCTGGACGAGGACGTGTCGCCGCCGCTCTTGGCGTCCTTGCCGCCCCCGTCGCCGTTGAGCGCGAAGGCGAGCACCGTGCCGAGCACGGCGAGGGCGACGACCACCGCGATGATCACCAGCGTGCGCCGCGGCACCACGTCCGTGAGGGGCGCCCTTGCGGGCGGCTTCGGCGGGCCGCTGGGCTGCACCGGGGGCCTGGCGGGCTGCGCCGGGACCCTCGCAGCGCCGTGCGAACCGGCTCCCGCACCGACCGAGTTCATCCCCGCGCCCGCGCCGACTCCGGCACCAGCGCTCCCGGAGGCCACGCCCGCCCCCGCGCCCGTGCCACCGGCCCGCCCCGCGACACCAGCACCAGCACCAGCACCACGCTCGGCGCCACCGCTCCCAGCCGCACCGCCGATACGTTCCCCCGCACCGACAGCACCGGTCGGACCGGCCGCACCCGAAGCAGCCGTCCCGCTCGCCGTCCCGGAGGCGGCACCCGCGGCGCCACCACCACCGTGTCCGGCCACCCCGGACCCGGCCGAAACACCCGACGCCGAACCGGCGTTGCCCGCACCGCCACCGGCGCCGACGCCCGGACCGCCACCGACCGCCCCGGCACCAGGGGCAGCACCGGCCGCACCTGCCCCACCTGCCGCGCCCGCACCGCGAGCCGACGTGGCCGCGGCCGCCGCCTTCTTGCGCACCGAGCGGAACGCGCCCTTCAGCCGCTCGGCGGCCTCCTCACCCTTGCGGCCACCGCCGGAACCGGACGGCGGCGCCTGCGGCGGGACCGGGGGCAGCGGCACGACCTTCGTCGCGTCCACCGGCTCCGGCTTGCCCTCGGGGACGTCCGGGGCGTTGACGACCTCCAGGAGCATCGCCCGCGCGCTCGCGTCGTCGAGCCGCTGCTCGGGGTCCTTGGCGAGCAGGCCGTAGATGACCTTCTCCAGCAACGGACCGGCGTTCTGCGGCGGTTCGACGGCCTCGGTCATCACGGCGGTGAGGGTCGCGATGGCCGAGCCCTTGTCGTACGGGGGCACGCCCTCCACGGCCGCGTAGATCAGGCCGCCGAGCGACCACAGGTCGGCCGCGGGGCCGGGCTTGTGGCCGCGGGCCCGCTCCGGCGAGATGTACGAGGGGGCGCCGACGAGCATGCCCGTCGACGTGATGGACGGGTCGCCCTCGACCTGGGCGATGCCGAAGTCGGTGAGAACGACGCGGCCGTCCTCGGCG from Streptomyces flavofungini includes:
- a CDS encoding serine/threonine-protein kinase; translated protein: MSEAERTGEARQDQSARLLAGRYRLGDVLGRGGMGTVWRAKDETLGRTVAVKELRFPSSIDEDEKRRLITRTLREAKAIARIRNTSAVTVFDVVDEDDRPWIVMELVEGKSLAEAVREDGLLTPRRAAEVGLAVLDVLRSAHREGILHRDVKPSNVLIAEDGRVVLTDFGIAQVEGDPSITSTGMLVGAPSYISPERARGHKPGPAADLWSLGGLIYAAVEGVPPYDKGSAIATLTAVMTEAVEPPQNAGPLLEKVIYGLLAKDPEQRLDDASARAMLLEVVNAPDVPEGKPEPVDATKVVPLPPVPPQAPPSGSGGGRKGEEAAERLKGAFRSVRKKAAAAATSARGAGAAGGAGAAGAAPGAGAVGGGPGVGAGGGAGNAGSASGVSAGSGVAGHGGGGAAGAASGTASGTAASGAAGPTGAVGAGERIGGAAGSGGAERGAGAGAGVAGRAGGTGAGAGVASGSAGAGVGAGAGMNSVGAGAGSHGAARVPAQPARPPVQPSGPPKPPARAPLTDVVPRRTLVIIAVVVALAVLGTVLAFALNGDGGGKDAKSGGDTSSSSGATAGGEGKEKGSGKDSGKGDDSGSGPGKDGQGDPGKEQEDNSGSGSGKDDDAGQGSAIGGGKGKDDGAEETYKHAQGFSIGLPKGWKFRTTDRAGARFIGPNGQKLLIGWTPTPKDNPVADWKNQEGGMRRAQYERIRIEKVDFRGWNTADWEFTYVDGGTKYRSVDRGFVVNGSLGYGLMYTAKAEDWGSKQRRDAWRTFTRTFEPKK